The Clostridia bacterium nucleotide sequence CGCATACACTGCCGAGATAATAAGGGGAGGTATACTCTCTGTAGACAAGGGGCAGATGGAAGCGGCCCGTTCTTTAGGACTTAACTTCAGCACCTCCATGAGATACGTGATAATACCTCAGGCATTGAAGAGCATACTGCCTGCGTTGGGCAACGAGTTTATAGTACTTTTAAAAGAAACCGCTATTGTCAGCGTTATAGGAGTGGGCGATCTTGTCAACAGGGCTAACAAGGTGATGAGCATAACATATAGGCCATATGAACCTTATATATCCATTGCGGTAATATATCTTGTGCTGACCGGTGTATTTTCTGCAATACTGGGTAAATACGAAAGGAGGTTGAGACAAAGTGATTAAGGTAGTTAATTTGCATAAATATTTTGGAGATCTTGAGGTATTAAAAGGGGTAAACAACCATATTAAAAAAGGTGAAGTGGTTTGTGTTATAGGTGCCAGCGGTTCCGGCAAGAGTACATTTTTGAGATGTCTCAACCTGTTGGAAGAGCCTACAAAAGGTGATGTATATATAGATGGGATATCTTTGGTAGAGCAAAAGAAGGAAATAAATAAGTTGAGACAAAAAGTGGGCATGGTTTTTCAGCAATTCAATCTGTTTCCTCATATGAAGGTGATAGACAATATAAGCCTTGCCCCCATAAAACTTAAAAAGATGACAAAAGAGGAGGCACAGCAAAAGGCTTTGGAGCTGTTAGCCAAGGTGGGGCTGAAAGACAAGGCCCAGGCTTATCCTAAACAATTGTCAGGGGGACAAAAACAAAGAGTAGCCATAGCCCGAGCACTTGCCATGGACCCTGAAATAATGCTATTTGATGAACCCACATCAGCATTGGACCCTGAAATGATAGGGGAAGTTCTAGATGTAATGAAAGAGTTGGCAAGAATGGGTATGACCATGGTAGTAGTAACCCATGAGATGGGTTTCGCCCGTGAAGTAGGGGATAGGATACTCTTTATGGATGATGGAGTGATCGCAGAAGAAGGAACACCAGATGAGATATTCAATCATTCAAAGAATAAAAGGACAAAAGAATTCCTGAGCAAGGTATTGTAATTACGACAACCAAACGACACAAGGGGACAGTCCCCTTGTGTCGTTTTATTATCAAATCATTGTGTACACGTACGGGACTTGCATATAGAAGACCGCTCATGCAATAAATATTTGGAAAAAACTAAGGCTCACTCCATTCCAGAAATGCCAAGCTTTTCCCAAACTCGCTAGCGCTCAAACAGGAAAAGCTAAACTGGCATTTCCTACATTACGCTCGCCAAGTTTTTTAGCCAAATATTTATGAGCAGTTCGCTAACCTTCTATATGCAAGTCCCTGTTTAGTGATTTAGCCTACTTGCTTCAGGGTATTATACAACACAAGGGGACAGTCCCCTTGTGTTGTTTTTGCACAAAATAAAAAAGGGCCATATGGCCCTTTCACTTACATATAATCAGGTATTATCAAACCGTAATCCCCATCGTTTCTCTTATACACAACATTCACACCATCAGTTTCTGCATTGGTGAATACGAAGAAGTTGTGTCCCAAAAGATTCATCTGAAGTATAGCCTCTTCCGGGTCCATGGGTTTCATTTCAAACCTCTTGGTTTTAACTATCACCGGTTCCTCATATTTCTCATCCATATATGTCTTTGAGAATACCGGATGGTTATATTTGAATGCGCCGGTTCGAAGTTTTCTTTCCAGCTTGGTTTTGTGCTTTATAATCTGTCTTTCTATCTTATCAAGGACGCTGTCTATCGTTGCATACATATCATCTGTGCTGTCCTCCCCTCGGAGAATTACTCCATCGAAGGGTATTGTCACCTCGGCGATGTGCCTATTTTTTTCTACTGATAACGTTACTTGAGCTTCTGTGCCTGGGTTGAAATATCGCTCTAATTTACCCACCTTTTTTTCAACAGTGTTCCTTAAAGCATCGGTGACTTCCATGTTTTTACCACTAACAATGATCTTCATAAAATCCAGCTCCTTTCAAGTCTTTATCTTATCCTACACCCTATACTAATACTATTCAGCATAGGGAAGAATTATCTTTATTGAGCTTGTGTATATTTTACTATGTATATTCTATATATACCCCTAAACAGGACAAGCTAATCATTGTCAATATCAGTTAGTTCAAGATGCCCGAATAAATATCTGAAAACTCCACATTAATCCTTTCTACACGAGTATCTTTATCTGTGTTGGATATAAAATTATCCTTTTGTTTTTCAAGGATTCTTGCCGGAAGCTGTATTGTAAATTCTGCCCCTTGTTCATACTCCCTGTTAAGCCTTATATTGCCTCCCATCATCTCAATGAATGACTGAACCAGGGATAAGCCTATACCGCTCCCTTCACGTGTTTTGGTGAAAGAACTATCTACCTGCCTAAAACGGTCAAATATTATATCCACCTTATCCTCCGGAATACCCTCACCTGTATCCCTCACAGTTACATCAATAGTATCTCCATTATCCTGTAAAATTACCCATATACTGCCACCTGGTTCGGTATATTTAACTGAGTTGGAAAGCAAATTCAGCATTATCCTTTCCATCTTGTCCACATCACAGGCTATTATCTTTTCTTCAATGTTGGTGTCGAATATCACCTTTATGCCATGATTTTCAGTAAATTGTGCAACTGAAAGGGTAATATCTTCGATTATATTAACTATATTACAATTGGTCAGGCGCAGCTCCATAAACTCGGCGTCTACCCTAGTCATATCCACTAAATTGTTTATAAGCCTGAGCAGCCTAAAACAGTTCTGTTTCATAATAGGCATGTATTTAGCATAAGGTGTGGGATCTTTTAGCCCGTCCCCTGCTTTACGGTATAGTTCAGAAAGTTGTATCACACCTAATATTATATTCAATGGTGTCTTAAATTCGTGTGATATATTGGAAAAAAAGTCAGTCTTTAGCTTATCATATTCCAATGTTTTTTCAAGAAGTTGTTTGTTTTCTTCCAATGCTTTTTTAAGGTCTTGTTCCACATTTTTTCTATCAGTAATATCTCGGCCTACCCCTACAATGGCGATGACGTTGCCCTCAGAATCTAATACAGCTTTGTCTGCCCATTCGAACCATCGATATCCATCAACAGTGAGAGCTCTTTGTTCCATATGACAACTATAG carries:
- a CDS encoding PAS domain-containing sensor histidine kinase, whose translation is MIVKADNQGRLTFVSPSYCKTFGKSEQELLGKKFLKLVHPDDRQATLKAVKNLYRPPYSCHMEQRALTVDGYRWFEWADKAVLDSEGNVIAIVGVGRDITDRKNVEQDLKKALEENKQLLEKTLEYDKLKTDFFSNISHEFKTPLNIILGVIQLSELYRKAGDGLKDPTPYAKYMPIMKQNCFRLLRLINNLVDMTRVDAEFMELRLTNCNIVNIIEDITLSVAQFTENHGIKVIFDTNIEEKIIACDVDKMERIMLNLLSNSVKYTEPGGSIWVILQDNGDTIDVTVRDTGEGIPEDKVDIIFDRFRQVDSSFTKTREGSGIGLSLVQSFIEMMGGNIRLNREYEQGAEFTIQLPARILEKQKDNFISNTDKDTRVERINVEFSDIYSGILN
- the raiA gene encoding ribosome-associated translation inhibitor RaiA — its product is MKIIVSGKNMEVTDALRNTVEKKVGKLERYFNPGTEAQVTLSVEKNRHIAEVTIPFDGVILRGEDSTDDMYATIDSVLDKIERQIIKHKTKLERKLRTGAFKYNHPVFSKTYMDEKYEEPVIVKTKRFEMKPMDPEEAILQMNLLGHNFFVFTNAETDGVNVVYKRNDGDYGLIIPDYM
- a CDS encoding amino acid ABC transporter ATP-binding protein; translation: MIKVVNLHKYFGDLEVLKGVNNHIKKGEVVCVIGASGSGKSTFLRCLNLLEEPTKGDVYIDGISLVEQKKEINKLRQKVGMVFQQFNLFPHMKVIDNISLAPIKLKKMTKEEAQQKALELLAKVGLKDKAQAYPKQLSGGQKQRVAIARALAMDPEIMLFDEPTSALDPEMIGEVLDVMKELARMGMTMVVVTHEMGFAREVGDRILFMDDGVIAEEGTPDEIFNHSKNKRTKEFLSKVL